The following coding sequences lie in one Paraflavitalea devenefica genomic window:
- a CDS encoding Type 1 glutamine amidotransferase-like domain-containing protein: MKLLLTAAGISNPSIHSALVDLLGKPIAEASALFVPTAIYAIPGGADIARRMIRGSIGDPFCEMGWKSLGVLELTALPSIKQELWVPMLQETDALLVGGGDCQYLTYWMQQSGLADLLPSLLHKTVYVGLSAGSMVMTRFGTTYGSHTLPTESDKSLGLLDFAIHPHLDHEWFPKNSLTNLEKLAATIPVPSYLIDDHTAIKVTDGTVEVVSEGHWKLFTP; the protein is encoded by the coding sequence ATGAAGCTTCTTCTCACTGCCGCCGGCATCAGCAACCCGAGCATCCACAGCGCGCTGGTTGACCTTCTGGGCAAACCAATTGCTGAAGCGAGCGCCCTTTTCGTACCCACCGCGATATATGCTATACCCGGTGGTGCCGACATAGCCCGAAGGATGATTCGCGGATCAATAGGTGATCCCTTCTGCGAAATGGGTTGGAAATCGTTGGGAGTGCTGGAGCTCACCGCACTGCCCAGCATCAAACAAGAACTTTGGGTTCCCATGCTCCAGGAAACTGACGCCTTGCTGGTTGGTGGGGGCGATTGCCAGTATCTGACCTACTGGATGCAGCAATCCGGACTGGCAGACCTCTTGCCGTCGCTGCTGCACAAGACGGTCTATGTGGGCTTGAGCGCAGGGAGTATGGTGATGACGCGCTTTGGAACGACCTACGGTAGTCATACGCTGCCAACTGAAAGCGATAAATCGCTGGGACTGCTTGATTTTGCAATTCATCCGCATCTGGATCATGAGTGGTTTCCGAAGAACTCCCTGACTAACCTGGAAAAGTTGGCCGCCACGATACCCGTGCCGTCCTATTTGATTGACGATCACACCGCCATCAAAGTGACCGACGGCACCGTGGAAGTCGTCTCTGAGGGACACTGGAAACTGTTTACCCCCTAA
- a CDS encoding gliding motility-associated C-terminal domain-containing protein has protein sequence MAFAFPINDCATYTFKMLLGNAASQNHISDILGSTTGYSFQAGYTTVNGGQQDALLQQLDINGQVIWSKTLGTPSKNERIHRIALMPDGNIVLTGTSEDPGGTAQQPFIALSDIDGNLLWMKLLQTATNYRGVAVFVGEAEDIGMVAEDDATMLYGRFDKAGNLKWMNKVQALPQSTTIGITVGPNDYFNWFLAYTGVEAGRKVGGILTINAANGAIKESRQFGGTADNADFIFHDMQLINSRPRIIGVYAVNGAPYQLFKMSSVNGFVTLGLFETYQMPGITFDETATSVLTDRADVIAFMNTTSSNDLYMLKCIGEEAYNAAIEFTKQFTGFAGYQPSAIDRMADGGFLVACNAAGAKPLFIKTDTAGLAGGCGGTAFTVTRIIGFTYPTQSVSNTAAALVPPVMTPAYSFQPALIDTQFTCRQLTCPPKPIEDTCVYTFYRGFRSTHFADLASDLSVNANNEVMVTGSMRDDGYTPGTQHAIMVKFDAKGKLVNRKKVLLGDGAYLGKQFQMKDGNLLVMGSAGYNGKGYFTVSKLTDNLNMLWNKAWPVLDNYNDFFDLVEDADGNIYLLFQNDPDTWNEQLSLIKLDATGNLLWRKDYKPGNGFMTGTTGSMIQDDQYLYCTMSMPNSASTMLFKMEKASGNLVWARKITGPGQSIALDRNLQLLQDKLVLSGYVELTGRSVTAILFLDKNGNQLSTTSFSYNNQSISATALVTKNNELVLSGFMYDNSLSPYRGFNVFLRLDANGKLLHSKRIFAMDAGSPYNVAEATDGGLYEVGNFFYNNPYTADMYLKKYAFDGTMGNCMTESYGYLEETTTFNNTMIAFNTTTSPLTLITLPYSEEAYSLQQNRLVCSSPIVCLDPELTGPTSICSAAPVYEYRVKRNAACTAPVSWEFNTRMVKAISTSDSLLKVQFIGNGISKIYAGIFSGCRLVKDSVEVQASVVANNLELGNDTVLCTGTSIVLKANPGFVDYTWQDGSTVTNYTVTAPGKYYVTVSDACGVKLSDTLVVSAAPPIVFDIGNDTSLCVQNKLKVAAPTGFLRYTWTPDYNIDNTNSNAVTLSPEVDTMYRVVVEKTPGCFGYDSIRITVKHPLPLHIGNDTSFCAGCAATFSLGTGFQQQQWSTGSMDGSITVNSSGAYSVIATATNSCISYDTVRVTVYTNPTATLPPDAALCSGESAVLDAGNGFAQYLWQDGSTGSQQVVQDAGVYWVQVTDRNNCKASDTTAITRIIPLPTAFLPGDTVLCSFSKLNIQPLHKFSSYRWNNNAVSASITVQQPGTYWLEVQDATGCTGRDSIFVLPKQCLQGFFAPSAFSPNSDRKNDTFKPVLLGNVVKYQLLIFNRWGQIIFQSSDWNAGWDGNLAGQPQNTGAYVWRCTYQFEGAPIQQEKGTVMLVR, from the coding sequence ATGGCCTTCGCTTTTCCCATCAACGACTGCGCCACCTATACCTTTAAAATGCTGTTGGGCAATGCAGCCTCGCAAAATCATATCAGTGATATCCTTGGCAGCACTACGGGCTACAGCTTTCAGGCCGGCTATACCACCGTCAATGGCGGTCAGCAGGATGCATTGCTGCAACAACTGGACATCAACGGGCAGGTTATCTGGTCGAAAACGCTGGGCACACCCTCAAAAAACGAACGCATACACCGCATCGCCCTTATGCCCGACGGTAATATTGTACTAACTGGCACCAGCGAAGATCCTGGCGGCACCGCTCAGCAACCGTTCATTGCCCTCAGCGATATCGACGGCAACCTGTTATGGATGAAATTGCTGCAAACGGCTACTAATTACAGAGGCGTGGCCGTATTTGTAGGGGAGGCGGAAGACATTGGGATGGTGGCAGAAGACGATGCTACCATGCTATACGGCCGGTTTGATAAAGCCGGAAACCTGAAGTGGATGAACAAAGTGCAGGCGTTGCCTCAAAGTACTACGATTGGCATTACAGTTGGGCCGAACGATTATTTTAATTGGTTCCTGGCCTATACGGGTGTAGAAGCTGGCCGGAAAGTAGGCGGTATACTTACCATCAACGCGGCAAATGGCGCTATCAAGGAATCGAGGCAATTCGGTGGTACGGCAGACAATGCCGATTTCATATTTCACGATATGCAATTGATCAACTCGCGGCCGCGGATCATTGGTGTGTACGCTGTTAACGGCGCTCCCTACCAGTTGTTCAAGATGTCGTCTGTAAATGGTTTTGTAACACTTGGTTTATTCGAAACCTATCAAATGCCTGGTATTACTTTCGATGAAACTGCCACCAGTGTGCTGACAGACCGCGCAGATGTGATTGCGTTTATGAACACAACCAGCAGCAATGACCTTTACATGCTTAAGTGCATTGGGGAAGAAGCTTATAATGCCGCCATCGAATTTACAAAGCAATTTACCGGGTTTGCCGGCTATCAGCCTTCGGCAATAGATCGTATGGCAGATGGCGGATTTTTGGTTGCCTGTAATGCTGCCGGTGCAAAACCGCTCTTTATCAAAACCGATACAGCAGGTTTGGCAGGTGGGTGCGGAGGCACTGCGTTTACCGTTACCCGCATAATCGGTTTTACTTATCCAACACAATCGGTATCGAATACTGCGGCAGCCCTGGTGCCCCCTGTAATGACGCCGGCCTATTCGTTTCAACCTGCGCTCATCGATACGCAGTTTACCTGCCGGCAGCTCACCTGTCCGCCGAAACCAATAGAAGACACCTGTGTATATACTTTTTACCGGGGTTTTAGAAGTACACATTTTGCTGATCTGGCGTCTGATCTGTCGGTCAATGCCAACAACGAAGTAATGGTTACCGGCTCCATGCGCGATGATGGCTATACACCAGGTACGCAACATGCCATCATGGTAAAATTTGATGCAAAGGGAAAATTGGTGAACCGTAAAAAAGTGTTGCTGGGCGATGGCGCGTATTTAGGAAAGCAATTTCAAATGAAAGATGGCAACCTGCTGGTAATGGGCAGCGCTGGTTATAACGGAAAAGGGTATTTCACGGTCAGCAAACTCACCGATAACCTCAATATGCTTTGGAATAAAGCCTGGCCTGTGCTGGACAACTATAATGATTTTTTTGACCTGGTAGAAGATGCCGATGGCAACATATACCTGTTATTCCAAAACGATCCCGATACCTGGAATGAACAGCTTTCCCTTATCAAACTGGATGCTACCGGGAACCTGTTGTGGAGGAAAGATTACAAACCTGGCAACGGTTTTATGACAGGCACAACGGGCAGTATGATCCAGGATGACCAATATTTATATTGTACAATGTCTATGCCCAATTCCGCCAGTACCATGCTGTTCAAAATGGAAAAGGCCAGCGGTAACCTGGTATGGGCCAGGAAGATCACCGGACCTGGACAGTCTATTGCGTTGGATAGGAACTTACAGCTGCTGCAGGATAAATTGGTATTGTCGGGTTATGTTGAGCTCACTGGCAGAAGTGTAACGGCTATCCTGTTTCTCGATAAGAACGGCAACCAGCTATCTACTACCTCTTTCTCTTATAATAATCAGTCCATTTCGGCTACTGCCCTGGTTACAAAAAACAATGAATTGGTATTGAGTGGGTTTATGTATGATAATTCTCTAAGCCCTTATAGAGGATTCAATGTTTTTCTCCGGCTGGATGCAAATGGCAAGTTACTGCACAGCAAGCGCATATTCGCTATGGACGCCGGCTCTCCTTACAATGTAGCCGAAGCTACAGATGGCGGCTTGTATGAGGTGGGTAACTTTTTCTATAACAATCCTTACACTGCTGATATGTACCTCAAAAAATACGCTTTTGACGGCACCATGGGCAATTGTATGACGGAAAGCTATGGATACCTGGAAGAGACGACTACCTTCAACAATACAATGATTGCTTTTAATACCACTACTTCGCCGCTTACATTAATAACGCTTCCGTATTCGGAAGAAGCGTATTCGTTGCAGCAAAACAGGTTGGTATGCAGCTCGCCTATCGTTTGTTTAGATCCTGAGTTGACAGGCCCCACCAGCATTTGTAGTGCAGCACCTGTTTATGAATACCGGGTAAAAAGAAATGCGGCGTGTACAGCGCCTGTAAGTTGGGAGTTTAATACCAGGATGGTGAAAGCCATATCCACCAGTGATTCTTTATTGAAAGTGCAATTCATAGGAAACGGCATTTCAAAGATCTATGCCGGTATTTTTTCAGGTTGCCGCCTGGTGAAAGACAGTGTAGAGGTGCAGGCATCTGTTGTAGCGAATAACCTTGAGTTGGGTAATGATACCGTGCTGTGCACCGGCACTTCGATAGTGCTGAAAGCCAACCCCGGTTTTGTAGATTATACCTGGCAGGACGGCTCTACCGTGACCAATTATACTGTAACTGCGCCCGGAAAATATTATGTGACTGTTTCAGATGCCTGTGGCGTGAAATTGAGTGATACACTCGTTGTGTCAGCGGCCCCACCCATTGTGTTCGATATTGGTAACGATACCAGTTTATGTGTGCAAAACAAGCTGAAGGTAGCGGCGCCAACTGGTTTCCTGCGTTATACCTGGACACCCGATTACAACATTGATAACACCAATAGTAATGCAGTAACCCTTTCTCCTGAAGTTGATACCATGTACCGGGTTGTGGTTGAGAAAACGCCGGGTTGTTTTGGCTATGACTCTATCCGTATCACGGTCAAACATCCTTTGCCTTTGCATATTGGCAACGACACCAGTTTTTGTGCAGGCTGCGCCGCAACGTTCAGCCTGGGAACCGGCTTTCAGCAGCAGCAATGGAGCACCGGTAGCATGGATGGATCTATTACCGTAAACAGTAGCGGCGCCTATTCGGTGATTGCTACCGCCACTAATAGTTGTATATCCTATGACACCGTACGTGTGACAGTGTATACCAATCCCACAGCTACTTTACCGCCGGATGCAGCATTGTGTTCGGGTGAAAGTGCCGTATTGGATGCGGGTAATGGATTTGCGCAGTATTTGTGGCAGGATGGAAGTACGGGTTCCCAACAGGTGGTGCAGGATGCGGGCGTGTACTGGGTGCAGGTAACAGATCGCAATAATTGTAAGGCCAGCGATACCACCGCCATAACCCGCATCATTCCATTGCCCACTGCGTTTTTGCCTGGCGATACCGTATTGTGCAGTTTTTCTAAATTAAATATTCAGCCCTTACATAAATTCTCCAGTTACCGGTGGAATAACAATGCTGTTTCTGCTTCCATCACTGTTCAGCAACCAGGTACTTATTGGCTGGAGGTACAGGATGCAACCGGTTGTACCGGCCGCGACAGCATCTTTGTACTGCCAAAGCAATGTTTACAGGGATTTTTTGCCCCCTCTGCCTTCTCGCCCAATAGCGACAGGAAGAATGACACCTTCAAACCCGTCTTACTGGGCAATGTGGTGAAATACCAGCTTCTCATCTTTAACAGGTGGGGACAGATAATCTTCCAAAGCTCCGATTGGAATGCCGGTTGGGATGGGAATTTGGCCGGCCAGCCACAAAATACGGGCGCTTACGTATGGAGATGCACCTACCAATTTGAAGGTGCTCCCATACAACAAGAAAAAGGAACCGTGATGTTGGTACGATAA
- a CDS encoding TlpA disulfide reductase family protein → MIKCYPQANGANSRFQIFGQLIGKDTGIVFIRYWDAFNEYHADTITLDHGRFTFSGTVRRACEAFIWTNPKNRDMDDQSIIRFILEPGVIHISKIEGVKKSTINGSRAQYEKEQWDSVKSSLIEAQDQRRETAASLRKLERQAGQQLFTNRIDSLYRQIDSIRAVCKQLDIGYAAKHPESYLSGYLLWYQCRNMSVDSVMLLYTALADTVKNSWLGYMVLKYIYPLTDDQAFRMKYPLVDQEFSKRLTGIRSIHEFKLKDMNGKMVDFTTFRGKYVLIDVWASWCSPCIKNIPAWNELLKQYDPNVIQFVSVSLDQDADAWKKAVKQHNPGGCKLIEPAAFTSLFAVYCKVLWAPTYIVADPAGHIVNYDAPQPVQSELRSLLDNLIKKGN, encoded by the coding sequence ATGATAAAATGTTATCCCCAGGCGAATGGGGCTAACTCCCGTTTTCAGATTTTTGGCCAGCTGATCGGTAAGGATACCGGAATTGTTTTTATACGGTATTGGGATGCATTCAATGAATACCATGCCGATACCATCACGCTTGATCACGGCCGATTTACTTTTTCCGGCACTGTCAGGCGCGCCTGTGAAGCTTTCATCTGGACTAACCCGAAGAACCGGGATATGGATGACCAAAGCATCATCAGGTTTATACTTGAACCCGGCGTCATTCATATCTCGAAAATTGAAGGTGTAAAAAAGTCAACCATCAACGGCTCCCGCGCGCAGTACGAAAAGGAGCAATGGGATAGTGTCAAATCCTCGCTGATCGAAGCGCAAGACCAACGAAGGGAAACCGCCGCTTCCCTAAGGAAGCTTGAAAGACAAGCCGGCCAGCAGCTCTTTACAAATCGAATTGATTCCCTGTACCGGCAAATTGACTCTATCAGGGCAGTTTGCAAACAATTGGATATAGGTTATGCGGCGAAGCATCCCGAATCGTATTTGAGCGGATATCTTTTGTGGTACCAATGCAGAAATATGTCAGTCGATTCGGTGATGCTGTTGTATACGGCTTTAGCTGATACTGTGAAAAATAGTTGGTTAGGCTATATGGTATTGAAATACATATATCCTTTGACAGATGACCAGGCATTCAGGATGAAATACCCATTGGTCGACCAGGAGTTCAGTAAACGACTTACCGGTATCAGGTCAATACATGAATTCAAGCTGAAAGATATGAATGGGAAAATGGTAGATTTCACCACTTTCAGGGGTAAATACGTGTTGATAGATGTATGGGCGAGCTGGTGTAGTCCCTGTATTAAAAATATTCCTGCCTGGAATGAACTGTTAAAACAATATGACCCTAACGTTATTCAATTTGTTTCCGTGTCATTAGATCAGGATGCTGATGCCTGGAAGAAAGCTGTAAAGCAACACAACCCCGGCGGTTGTAAACTGATCGAACCTGCTGCTTTCACAAGCCTGTTTGCTGTGTATTGTAAGGTATTGTGGGCACCAACATACATTGTTGCCGACCCGGCAGGCCATATTGTAAACTATGACGCACCTCAACCGGTACAATCTGAATTGCGAAGTTTGCTGGACAACCTGATTAAAAAAGGGAACTGA
- a CDS encoding serine hydrolase domain-containing protein: MLRLLMLTIFIPYLSFGQQTKTTSNDNYTYPDSSWQLVTNIAKNGWNNDSLNKLRLFIIDSTNSTGVVVIQSGKILFEYGDTKETSYIASCRKSILSMLYGPFVEDGTIDLAASIEQLHIDDVGGLLPEEKKATIKNLLTARSGVYHAASNEGDASAMAPKRGSVEPGSFWLYNNWDFNVAGYILEQRTGKTIYQLIDSMFAKPLQMQDWNINEQRKTGDTTRSKYLAYHIWFSTRDMARIGYLMLRNGRWKDEQIIPADWIKKTTAVVSTRKQAVEEKTAYYHFGYGYLWWIWDEPYNKGAYQNAYSATGAYGQFITVLPKLDMVVAFKTKYDYGRQTSTDVYLKFLEKLVAARKQ, encoded by the coding sequence ATGCTAAGACTTTTAATGTTGACAATATTTATTCCTTACCTCTCTTTTGGTCAACAAACAAAAACGACTTCTAATGACAACTATACCTACCCTGACAGTTCGTGGCAGTTAGTAACCAACATAGCAAAAAATGGTTGGAACAATGACAGTTTGAATAAATTAAGGTTATTTATTATTGACAGCACAAACTCAACGGGCGTAGTTGTAATCCAATCAGGAAAAATTCTTTTTGAGTATGGCGATACCAAAGAAACAAGCTATATAGCATCATGCAGAAAAAGCATATTATCGATGTTATATGGACCTTTTGTGGAAGATGGGACTATAGATCTTGCTGCCTCAATTGAACAGTTGCATATTGATGATGTTGGAGGTTTGTTGCCAGAAGAAAAAAAGGCTACTATAAAAAACTTGCTTACAGCCCGTTCAGGTGTTTATCATGCCGCAAGCAATGAAGGTGATGCATCAGCAATGGCGCCAAAACGAGGAAGTGTTGAACCAGGTAGCTTTTGGCTATATAACAACTGGGATTTTAATGTTGCAGGCTATATTTTGGAACAACGGACAGGCAAAACTATTTATCAACTCATAGATTCCATGTTTGCAAAACCTTTACAAATGCAGGACTGGAATATAAATGAGCAACGCAAAACCGGCGACACAACAAGATCAAAATACTTAGCTTATCATATTTGGTTTTCAACGAGAGACATGGCAAGGATCGGCTATTTGATGTTGAGAAACGGACGGTGGAAAGATGAGCAAATTATTCCGGCAGACTGGATAAAAAAGACAACGGCTGTTGTTTCAACCCGCAAGCAAGCGGTTGAAGAAAAGACAGCTTATTATCATTTTGGTTATGGTTACTTATGGTGGATTTGGGATGAACCTTATAATAAAGGGGCTTATCAAAATGCATATTCTGCTACAGGTGCATATGGACAATTTATAACTGTTTTACCAAAACTTGATATGGTAGTCGCATTCAAAACAAAATATGACTATGGCAGGCAAACTTCAACGGATGTATACCTAAAGTTTTTAGAGAAATTGGTTGCTGCAAGAAAGCAATAA